The following are encoded together in the Gadus chalcogrammus isolate NIFS_2021 chromosome 2, NIFS_Gcha_1.0, whole genome shotgun sequence genome:
- the grin2ba gene encoding glutamate receptor ionotropic, NMDA 2B produces MHGYMVKFHQRNVNDALQSLKTGKLDAFIYDAAVLNYMAGRDEGCKLVTIGSGYIFATTGYGIAIQKESMWKRHVDLAILQLFGDGEMEELEAMWLTGICHHEKNEVMSSQLDVDNMAGVFYMLGAAMALSLITFICEHWFYWQLRFCFMGYCSGQPGFVFSISRGIYSCIHGVQIEEKSSSGLNSPSGTINNTHSNILRLLRTAKNMASLSGVNGSPHSALDFIRRESSVYDISEHRRSLAGHSDCKPQYPPDDNMFSDYISEVERTFGNLHLKDSNLYQDHYLHHHTGSALGLNGPPANRPLSLGSGSSLEGGMFDCDSLGGGVAPIFTTQPRSALTHRNMSKFDLLSGQAPPPGPGFQGGLPDLYGKFSFKAGASSSNYVPGHGYCGGRPGDDDGNARSDVSDISTHTVTYGNLEGNAKKRKQYRDSLKKRPASAKSRRELDEIELGYRRKPYHISHHHYHNHRSASPPPPLPAERKRGGGVGGGGMGSNGGSAYMFRDKESVRDFYLDQFRPKEGVPQWEHVDLTDGPRDGVVGGPGPCTQLVPVDDFLKSKPKKPDSKGDWECRTCRASCSGKPMSVHGVGYGGGVSCGSSGGGGGSRPSSATCMRCEGCKKTGNLYDISEDNNHLLEQLGGGGGGGGPQLQQRRRSGGFGKPLRRQHSYDAFVDLQKEELAGMGNMLGGPGGGPGGGVMLPPPRSVSLKEKERYLEGTSPFAHIFQRHGGSERDRDPLFYGGESHAGGGSPFGIVRGDGVHRRSVGERDMRERSLMEGGGSGFSLSKSLYPDRVNHNPFIPTFDDDQCLMHGAKQYYMKKQQQQQQHGSRGDLRAPMGVTSYLPASATAGVMSNVAPRFPKDLGLGGMNHHGSMLGVGPPRPFNGSNGHVYEKLSSIESDV; encoded by the exons ATGCACGGCTACATGGTGAAGTTCCACCAGCGCAACGTCAACGATGCCCTGCAGAGCCTTAAGACTGG GAAGCTGGACGCCTTCATCTACGACGCGGCGGTGCTGAACTACATGGCAGGACGCGACGAGGGCTGCAAGCTGGTGACCATCGGCAGCGGGTACATCTTCGCCACCACGGGATACGGCATCGCCATCCAGAAGGAGTCCATGTGGAAGAGACACGTGGACCTGGCCATCCTGCAGCTGTTTGGCGATG gtgagatggaggagctggaggctaTGTGGCTGACAGGGATCTGCCATCACGAGAAGAACGAGGTGATGAGCAGCCAGCTGGACGTGGACAACATGGCGGGCGTCTTCTACATGCTGGGCGCCGCCATGGCGCTGTCCCTCATCACCTTCATCTGCGAGCACTGGTTCTACTGGCAGCTGCGCTTCTGCTTCATGGGATACTGCTCCGGACAGCCCGGCTTCGTCTTCTCCATTAGCAGg GGCATCTACAGCTGCATCCACGGCGTGCAGATCGAGGAGAAGAGCAGCTCAGGCCTCAACTCCCCGTCGGGCACCATCAACAACACCCACTCCAACATCCTGCGGCTCCTGCGCACCGCCAAGAACATGGCGTCCCTCTCGGGCGTCAACGGCTCGCCGCACAGCGCGCTGGACTTCATCCGCCGCGAGTCGTCCGTCTACGACATCTCGGAGCACCGCCGCAGCCTGGCGGGCCACTCGGACTGCAAGCCCCAGTACCCGCCCGACGACAACATGTTCAGCGACTACATCAGCGAGGTGGAGCGGACGTTCGGCAACCTGCACCTGAAGGACAGCAACCTGTACCAGGACCACTACCTGCACCACCACACCGGCTCTGCGCTGGGCCTCAACGGGCCACCCGCCAACCGGCCCCTCAGCCTGGGCAGCGGCAGCTCCCTGGAGGGGGGCATGTTCGACTGCGACAGCCTGGGCGGAGGGGTGGCGCCCATCTTCACCACGCAGCCCCGCTCGGCGCTGACCCACCGCAACATGAGTAAGTTCGACCTGCTGTCGGGACAGGCGCCCCCCCCGGGGCCAGGCTTCCAGGGCGGCCTGCCCGACCTGTACGGCAAGTTCTCCTTCAAGGCGGGGGCCTCCAGCTCCAACTACGTCCCCGGCCACGGCTACTGCGGCGGGCGGCCCGGGGACGACGACGGCAACGCTCGCTCGGACGTGTCGGACATCTCCACGCACACCGTGACCTACGGCAACCTGGAGGGCAACGCCAAGAAGCGCAAGCAGTACCGCGACAGCCTCAAGAAGAGGCCGGCCTCGGCCAAGTCGCGCCGCGAGCTGGACGAGATTGAGCTGGGCTACCGGCGGAAGCCGTACCACATcagccaccaccactaccacaaccACCGCTCGGCCTCGCCGCCTCCGCCCCTACCCGCCGAGCGCAAGAGGGGCGGCGGAGTCGGGGGCGGAGGAATGGGGAGCAACGGGGGCAGCGCCTACATGTTCAGAGACAAGGAGAGCGTGCGGGACTTCTACCTGGACCAGTTCCGTCCCAAAGAGGGCGTGCCCCAGTGGGAGCACGTGGACCTGACGGACGGGCCCCGGGACGGGGTGGTGGGCGGGCCGGGGCCCTGCACCCAGCTGGTCCCCGTGGACGACTTCCTGAAGAGCAAACCCAAGAAGCCCGACTCCAAGGGCGACTGGGAGTGCCGGACCTGCCGGGCGAGCTGCAGCGGGAAGCCGATGTCGGTCCACGGGGTGGGGTATGGCGGCGGGGTGAGCTGCGGGTCTTCGGGGGGCGGTGGCGGCAGCCGGCCGAGCTCGGCCACCTGCATGCGGTGCGAGGGCTGCAAGAAGACGGGGAACCTGTACGACATCAGCGAGGACAACAACCACCTGTTGGaacagctgggggggggcggggggggcggcgggcctCAGCtccagcagaggaggaggagcggcggcTTCGGGAAGCCGCTGAGGAGGCAGCACTCCTACGACGCCTTCGTGGACCTCcagaaggaggagctggccgGGATGGGCAACATGCTGGGCGGGCCGGGAGGAGGCCCCGGCGGAGGCGTGATGCTGCCGCCGCCCCGCAGCGTCAgcctgaaggagaaggagcgctACCTGGAGGGCACCAGCCCCTTCGCGCACATCTTCCAGCGCCACGGCGGGTCGGAGCGGGACCGCGACCCGCTGTTCTACGGCGGCGAGAGCCACGCGGGGGGCGGGTCTCCGTTCGGCATCGTCCGGGGCGACGGCGTCCACCGCCGCTCGGTGGGGGAGCGGGACATGAGGGAGCGCTctctgatggagggagggggctcGGGCTTCTCCCTGTCCAAGTCTCTGTACCCCGACCGGGTCAACCACAACCCCTTCATCCCCACCTTCGACGACGACCAGTGTCTGATGCACGGGGCCAAGCAGTACTACatgaagaagcagcagcagcagcagcagcacggcaGCCGGGGTGACCTCAGGGCCCCCATGGGCGTCACGTCCTACCTGCCGGCCTCGGCCACCGCGGGGGTCATGTCCAACGTGGCCCCGCGGTTCCCCAAGGACCTGGGCCTCGGGGGCATGAACCACCACGGCTCCATGCTGGGGGTCGGGCCCCCCCGGCCCTTCAACGGAAGCAACGGTCACGTGTACGAGAAACTGTCCAGCATCGAGTCAGACGTGTGA